The genomic segment GTGAAGCCTTTAAGAACTGGGAATCCATATCCGGCGGCAAGGGGGTGGACTTTCTTTTTATCGACGGGGATCACAGCTATGAAGGGGTAACTTTCGACCTCACATCGTGGGGTTCGATCGTCAAGAGGGGGGGGGTAATCATCGCCCATGACTACTGCAACCTTCCCGAGGGGGGATTGGCTGGCGTCGATGTGGCAATTCACAATACCCTTTTAAACGGGAAATTCGAGGTTCTGAAAAGTTGCTACGCTTCCATAGCCGTGCGTAAAAAATAGCCACCTCCTTTTAATATCCCCCAGTTCTTAATCCGCTCTCCTTTTGTGGCGCAGAGATGACTTGATTTCATCTTCATCATGCTGTCATACCTGAAATTAATCCCATGAAAAGAGTTCTGTAATCAGCCAAAAAGATTCCAATAAAATAGGCATGATATGGGAAACAACATTGTTCGCCTCATCTTTGTGGATTCCATATAATCATGTATGATGATAAATAAAAAGTGGGAGAATACCTGACGCGATGGCACAAAAAATCTCGCCTGAAAAGCTCATGGCGCACTATCCTCCGTCTCTCGTAGACAGCGATTCCAGAACCAGGGATTTCAATGCGCTTTGGCCGGAAATGGAAAAGCTCTACGATGGAGAGAACATCGACCTTTTCAAGAGTTTTTCCATTATCATTTTTGAATCATATTCCGACACGGTAATCCAAAGCATGACGCCTGCCATGCACTATACAAAAATGAAACAGTATTTCGATTTCTTCATGACAGACCTTGAAGTTACCTCTGTCGATTCTCTTCAGCTTCCCGGAATGCTTATTGGTGTGGAACAGCCTAAAAAGGAGATGCTAAACAACTCCAGCACGAAAATGGCCTATACGGAAATTTTAATACATACTGTAGATTCCCCTTTCATCTTTGAAAACCTCAACGGCTACATAAACCTCTCACGGCACCAGCTGATCACCGCCATCCTGAGAGTTGTCACTATCAAACGCGAAAATGGCAAAATAAAAGAGATACTTCGGCAGGATGAAGAAGGCCCCAAAGAAGTATTCATAAAATTCCGCATATCGAAAATAGTCAACCCCAACACCATAAAAACACTCAAGGACGAACTCCAAGCAACACTGAAATCACTCTTCCTGGCGGTTGCCGATTTTGACAATATGGTCAAGTCGTGCACTTCTATCAAAGATGATCTTTCAAACGACAAGCACGACGTGAATGACGCTAAAGAGACTGCCGAATTCATCCAGTGGCTTGTCCCTGCAAACTTCATCTTCATGGGAATGGGGTGCTTCGAACTGACCATCGATAAAAAATCACACCGCCTGGCGGAAATTGAGGAGAAAAGATTCGGGGTATTCCGGGATCACCATATAATGAATGCCGTCTATCCCGGAATTCTTGAAGAGTTAAAACAAAAGATCACCAAATCCGAGGATAGACCATACATGATGGTTTTGGATTTCCTTTCCAACTCGCCCAGGATCATCTACCATTCCGAACCTGTCGATGCGATATTGATTCGCCAATACAACGAAAACAAATCGAGAATGACCGTTTCGATACTCCTTGGGAGATTCTCCCGCGGCGGCCTTATGACAAAATCGACCGATATCCCGCTCCTCAGGAAAAAATTGACCCGCGTTCTGGAAACCGAAAAGGTGCGCCCGAAATCCCATCTGCACCGGGAACTTTATTCGTTTTTCCAGCAGCTCCCCAAAAAGGAGCTTTTCTACATCGACAGGGAAAGCCTCGGACTTCTAATGAGCGTGGCAACACGGCTCCGAAGCGAGAACGAGATACATATGATCCTGCGTCAAAGCCGGGATTATGGATATTTCGTCACCACACTGGTATTCTCTTCCAAAAAGTACAGCGTTAGAAACATCAAAAAGGTCGGCGAATACCTCTCCGCGCTGTTCAACCAGAAGATACTCTATCGCCTGACCTCACAGTCCGACATTGTAAGCTCTCTTTACTTTTATTTTTCACTCGGATCCAACGGCGTTCCCCAAATCGACCTGAAAAACGCGATAGCGGAATTAAGCGACCTGATCACCAGTTGGGAAGATCTTCTTCTGCACAGGCTGGTGGAAAGGTTCGGCGATCCCGACGCGTTCAAGCTCTACAATAAATTTATTGCCCGACTGCCGGAAATCTACAAGCAGGCAGTAAAACCGCTGGAGGCGGTTAACGACCTCTACCTCCTCAAGGAATTGGAAAAGACAGAGACTTTACAGATGGACATCACCATGAACAGCAAAACATCGGCCATTCTTCGGCTGTTCTGGAACAAGGAGCTGAACCTCATGAAACTTATCCCCACATTCTCGAATCTGGGGATTAACGTAAAAGAGGAGATAGCCATACCTCTTGTCGCCACAGAGGAGAACAGGCTTTACGCGCAGCTTCTTATGATCGAGGATTCCGAGGAGGAAATTAAGAAAATAATCTCTCTCAAACCGGAGCTCATAGAAACGATACAGCATGTTATCGCCAAAAAAGTGGAAGACTGTCCGCTGAACAAGCTTGTGCTTTCCGCGGGACTTTCCTGGATGCAGGTCGACATAGTTCGTGCATACCAGAATTTCATCCTCCAGATCAACCCGCTGGTAAATCCT from the Nitrospinota bacterium genome contains:
- a CDS encoding class I SAM-dependent methyltransferase, whose amino-acid sequence is EAFKNWESISGGKGVDFLFIDGDHSYEGVTFDLTSWGSIVKRGGVIIAHDYCNLPEGGLAGVDVAIHNTLLNGKFEVLKSCYASIAVRKK